The following proteins come from a genomic window of Longimicrobiaceae bacterium:
- the hisB gene encoding imidazoleglycerol-phosphate dehydratase HisB gives MARTAARTRKTRETEITVRIDLDGGGAADVRTGVGFFDHMLDALARHGGFDLSVECKGDLHIDAHHTVEDVGIVLGGAFLEALGDKRGIARYADATVPLDEALVRAVVDVSGRPFIHFCVPLPVDQARIGDFDAALSAEFWRAFAMEARVTMHLDGIRGDNAHHVVEATFKAAARALDAATRIDPRRGNEVPSTKGTL, from the coding sequence ATGGCCCGCACGGCCGCGCGGACGCGGAAGACGCGCGAGACGGAGATCACCGTCCGCATCGACCTGGACGGCGGCGGCGCGGCGGACGTGCGGACCGGCGTCGGCTTCTTCGACCACATGCTGGACGCGCTGGCCCGCCACGGCGGCTTCGACCTGTCCGTCGAGTGCAAGGGCGACCTGCACATCGACGCGCACCACACGGTGGAGGACGTGGGGATCGTCCTGGGCGGCGCGTTCCTGGAGGCGCTGGGAGACAAGCGCGGGATCGCGCGGTACGCGGACGCGACGGTGCCGCTGGACGAGGCGCTGGTGCGCGCGGTGGTGGACGTCTCGGGCCGGCCGTTCATCCACTTCTGCGTGCCGCTCCCCGTGGACCAGGCGCGCATCGGCGACTTCGACGCCGCCCTCTCGGCCGAGTTCTGGCGGGCGTTCGCGATGGAGGCTCGCGTGACCATGCACCTGGACGGCATCCGCGGCGACAACGCGCACCACGTGGTCGAAGCCACCTTCAAGGCGGCCGCCCGCGCACTGGATGCAGCGACGAGAATCGATCCGCGGCGGGGGAACGAGGTTCCGTCGACGAAGGGGACGTTGTAG
- the hisC gene encoding histidinol-phosphate transaminase, whose translation MSQSPSTETPAPDRSPAEALAHVKASVRAMSAYTLHPYEPRIKLNQNESPYDVPDEIKRRIAERLADRPWNRYPPFVAQSFIDAVAEATGWPADGILVANGSNELIQSILAVVVAPGVSVVVPEPTFTLYRLMTEVNGGTVVSVPLDAELRFDVDAIVRAANESSAAVVVLCTPNNPTGSALTREEIERVHNETGALILLDQAYVEFGGYDGIPLLAGRPRLVVLRTFSKAMALAGLRAGYLLADPALATEIEKAKLPYNINFFSEVAAAEVLAGRALLEPQQDAIRSERDRLFREMREIPGLHVYASAANFLLFRVDSPRISHTELFRRLLDEHGILVRDVSRYPMLEGCLRVNAGTPDEDDQFLAALRTTMSEG comes from the coding sequence TTGAGCCAGAGCCCATCTACCGAAACCCCAGCGCCCGACCGCTCGCCGGCCGAGGCGCTGGCGCACGTAAAGGCCTCGGTGCGCGCGATGAGCGCGTACACGCTGCACCCGTACGAGCCGCGCATCAAGCTCAACCAGAACGAGAGCCCGTACGACGTTCCGGACGAGATCAAGCGCCGCATCGCCGAGCGGCTGGCTGACCGGCCGTGGAACCGCTACCCGCCGTTCGTCGCCCAGAGCTTCATCGACGCGGTGGCGGAGGCGACGGGCTGGCCGGCGGATGGCATCCTGGTCGCCAACGGCTCCAACGAGCTGATCCAGTCCATCCTCGCCGTCGTCGTCGCCCCCGGCGTCAGCGTCGTCGTCCCCGAGCCGACGTTCACGCTCTACCGGCTGATGACGGAGGTGAACGGCGGCACCGTCGTGTCCGTGCCGCTGGACGCGGAGCTGCGCTTCGACGTGGACGCCATCGTGCGTGCCGCGAACGAATCTTCCGCCGCGGTGGTCGTCCTCTGCACGCCCAACAACCCGACCGGCTCCGCGCTCACGCGCGAGGAGATCGAGCGGGTGCACAACGAGACGGGCGCGCTCATCCTGCTCGACCAGGCGTACGTGGAGTTCGGCGGATACGACGGCATTCCGCTCCTCGCCGGCCGTCCCCGCCTGGTCGTCCTCCGCACGTTCAGCAAGGCGATGGCGCTGGCCGGCCTGCGCGCGGGCTACCTGCTGGCCGATCCCGCCCTGGCGACGGAGATCGAGAAAGCCAAGCTGCCGTACAACATCAACTTCTTCAGCGAGGTCGCCGCGGCGGAGGTGCTGGCCGGACGCGCGCTGCTGGAGCCGCAGCAGGATGCCATCCGCAGCGAGCGGGACCGGCTTTTTCGGGAGATGCGGGAGATTCCCGGCCTGCACGTGTACGCCAGCGCGGCCAACTTCCTGCTCTTCCGTGTGGACTCGCCGCGCATCTCGCACACCGAGCTGTTCCGGCGGCTGCTGGACGAGCACGGGATCCTGGTGCGCGACGTGTCGAGGTACCCCATGCTGGAAGGCTGCCTGCGGGTCAATGCGGGGACGCCGGACGAGGACGACCAGTTCCTCGCCGCGCTCCGCACCACCATGAGCGAGGGGTGA
- a CDS encoding HAMP domain-containing sensor histidine kinase gives GGETTAVVSIIHDLTETAENQRLADELSRVNEGLEGRIRAATAELEERNRKLEWQSREIERAYRLKSEFLASMSHELRTPINALLGYTTLMRDRIYGDLTEKQADSLDRMYGASTHLLELVNDILDLARIEAGKMPLHLERVELADVVREISETVEPMVRSRQLAFAVELEEGLPPMETDRTRVKQILLNLLSNAVKFTHEGEVRVRAHAARGGVEVQVCDTGIGIDATDLDGIFEDFRQADQSSTREYGGTGLGLSIVKKLLGLLGGTIRVTSELGKGSTFTAWLPLRSRELKGDEMARALKADSVVQRGPAPEA, from the coding sequence GGCGGCGAGACCACGGCCGTGGTCTCCATCATCCACGACCTGACCGAGACGGCCGAGAACCAGCGCCTGGCCGACGAGCTGTCGCGGGTGAACGAGGGGCTGGAGGGCCGCATCCGCGCCGCCACCGCCGAGCTGGAGGAGCGCAACCGCAAGCTGGAGTGGCAGAGCCGCGAGATCGAGCGCGCGTACCGGCTCAAGAGCGAGTTCCTGGCCAGCATGAGCCACGAGCTGCGCACGCCCATCAACGCGCTGCTGGGCTACACCACGCTCATGCGCGACCGGATCTACGGCGACCTCACCGAGAAGCAGGCCGACTCGCTGGACCGGATGTACGGCGCCAGCACGCACCTGCTGGAGCTGGTGAACGACATCCTGGACCTGGCCCGCATCGAGGCCGGCAAGATGCCGCTGCACCTGGAGCGCGTGGAGCTGGCCGACGTGGTGCGCGAGATCTCCGAGACGGTGGAGCCCATGGTGCGCTCCCGCCAGCTCGCCTTCGCGGTGGAGCTGGAAGAGGGCCTGCCGCCCATGGAGACCGACCGCACCCGCGTGAAGCAGATCCTGCTCAACCTCCTCTCCAACGCCGTCAAGTTCACGCACGAGGGCGAGGTGCGCGTACGCGCCCACGCGGCGCGCGGTGGCGTGGAGGTGCAGGTGTGCGACACCGGCATCGGGATCGACGCCACGGACCTGGACGGCATCTTCGAGGACTTCCGCCAGGCCGACCAGTCGTCCACGCGCGAGTACGGCGGCACGGGCCTGGGCCTCTCCATCGTCAAGAAGCTCCTGGGCCTCCTGGGCGGCACCATCCGCGTCACCTCGGAGCTGGGCAAGGGCAGCACCTTCACCGCCTGGCTCCCGCTGCGCAGCCGCGAGCTGAAGGGCGACGAGATGGCGCGCGCCCTCAAGGCCGACTCCGTCGTCCAGCGCGGCCCCGCCCCCGAAGCCTGA
- a CDS encoding adenylosuccinate synthase translates to MSEKHRCVVIVGSQWGDEGKGKIVDVLAEKVDVVARYQGGANAGHTVHVGDEEFILRQIPSGILHPSRRCYLGNGVVFDPAQFFEELDALRTRGIDAEGRLGVSLRAHLLLSYHKLLDRADEAGRGEGKIGTTGRGIGPAYEDKVARVGIRVADLRDAARTEALLRAAAQRVNKRLRFMESTDTVDADALVAEVLGFRDRLLRMAVETGRLLDEAIAGGKTVLLEGAQGALLDVDHGTYPYVTSSNTTAGGAALGVGIGPTRVDAVVGVVKAYTTRVGSGPLPTEFMDELQDRIRELGGEYGAVTGRPRRCGWFDAAVVRYSARVNGLTGLAVTKLDVLDTLDEVKIATGYKVDGELLVDFPADLAELDAAEPVYETMPGWRTSTADARSWDELPENARTYLERLSELTKVPIWYVSVGTRRDQIIHVGRD, encoded by the coding sequence ATGAGCGAGAAGCACCGGTGCGTGGTGATCGTCGGCTCCCAGTGGGGCGATGAGGGCAAGGGCAAGATCGTGGACGTGCTGGCCGAGAAGGTAGACGTGGTCGCCCGCTACCAGGGCGGCGCCAACGCCGGCCACACCGTGCACGTGGGCGACGAGGAGTTCATCCTCCGCCAGATCCCCTCGGGCATCCTGCATCCGTCACGGCGCTGCTACCTGGGCAACGGCGTGGTCTTCGACCCGGCGCAGTTCTTCGAGGAGCTGGACGCGCTGCGCACTCGCGGCATCGACGCCGAGGGGCGGCTGGGCGTGTCGCTGCGCGCGCATCTCCTGCTCTCGTACCACAAGCTGCTGGACCGCGCGGACGAGGCGGGTCGCGGCGAAGGGAAGATCGGCACCACCGGGCGCGGCATCGGGCCGGCGTACGAGGACAAGGTCGCGCGCGTAGGCATCCGCGTGGCCGACCTGCGCGACGCCGCCCGCACCGAGGCGCTGCTCCGCGCGGCGGCCCAGCGCGTGAACAAGCGGCTGCGCTTCATGGAATCTACCGACACGGTGGATGCGGACGCCCTGGTGGCCGAGGTGCTGGGCTTTCGCGACCGGTTGCTGCGCATGGCGGTGGAGACGGGCCGCCTGCTGGACGAGGCGATCGCCGGCGGAAAGACGGTGCTGCTGGAGGGCGCCCAGGGCGCGCTGCTGGACGTGGACCACGGGACGTATCCGTACGTGACCTCGTCCAACACCACGGCGGGCGGCGCAGCGCTGGGCGTGGGCATCGGGCCCACGCGGGTGGACGCAGTGGTGGGCGTGGTGAAGGCGTACACGACGCGCGTGGGCTCGGGACCGCTGCCGACCGAGTTCATGGACGAGCTCCAGGACCGCATCCGCGAGCTGGGCGGCGAGTACGGCGCGGTCACCGGCCGCCCGCGCCGCTGCGGCTGGTTCGACGCTGCGGTCGTGCGCTACTCCGCCCGCGTGAACGGGCTTACCGGCCTGGCGGTCACGAAGCTGGACGTGCTCGACACGCTCGACGAGGTGAAGATCGCCACCGGCTACAAGGTGGATGGCGAGCTGCTGGTGGACTTCCCCGCCGACCTGGCGGAGCTGGACGCGGCGGAGCCCGTGTACGAGACGATGCCCGGCTGGCGGACTTCGACTGCGGATGCGCGGAGCTGGGACGAGCTGCCGGAGAACGCGCGGACATACCTGGAGCGGCTGAGCGAGCTTACGAAGGTGCCGATCTGGTACGTCTCCGTCGGCACGCGCCGAGACCAGATCATCCACGTCGGGCGCGACTGA